The Methanococcoides methylutens MM1 genome has a window encoding:
- a CDS encoding glycine betaine ABC transporter substrate-binding protein: MKILLATFVVLAVILSGCTEPASDETADAVKGEVVIGSKLFQESYILAHMAGIMLEEEGYEVDVKEGLGGTLVNYEGLKQGTVDVYAEYTGTAYSQILKEPALEVWDPEVVYQVTEEGLNADGVVIVADLGFEDAYALAVKEQWAEENNVVTISDLEGYSTEMIVGTDPEFAQREDGLPRINELYGLEFMEVKPTVANIMYEAIKNDEVDIVSAYTTDTRNEVFDLRILNDDKNALPPYDAIFVMSAEFAEENPDAAAALGKLNGQIDTDTMRSLNYQFDVEKRDAEDIAREYLVDNGFIEA, translated from the coding sequence ATGAAAATTCTATTAGCAACTTTTGTTGTTCTGGCTGTAATCCTCAGTGGATGTACAGAGCCTGCATCTGATGAAACTGCAGATGCTGTGAAGGGAGAAGTGGTCATTGGTTCTAAATTGTTCCAGGAGTCTTATATCCTGGCCCATATGGCCGGTATCATGCTCGAGGAAGAAGGGTATGAAGTCGATGTAAAAGAAGGCCTCGGAGGCACTCTCGTTAACTACGAAGGTCTCAAGCAGGGCACAGTGGATGTCTATGCCGAATACACCGGTACAGCATATAGTCAGATCCTGAAGGAGCCTGCACTTGAGGTATGGGACCCTGAAGTTGTATATCAGGTAACCGAAGAAGGTCTCAATGCTGATGGTGTTGTCATCGTGGCAGACCTTGGCTTTGAGGATGCATATGCACTTGCTGTAAAGGAACAGTGGGCTGAAGAGAACAATGTCGTTACCATCAGTGATCTTGAAGGATATTCAACTGAAATGATCGTAGGAACTGATCCGGAATTCGCACAGCGTGAGGATGGTCTTCCACGTATCAATGAGCTTTACGGTCTTGAGTTCATGGAAGTCAAGCCTACAGTTGCCAACATCATGTATGAGGCTATCAAGAATGATGAGGTCGATATAGTTTCAGCATATACAACAGATACCAGGAACGAAGTGTTCGATCTTCGCATCCTGAACGATGACAAGAACGCATTACCTCCATACGATGCCATCTTTGTGATGTCTGCAGAGTTCGCTGAGGAAAATCCTGATGCAGCCGCTGCTCTTGGAAAACTGAACGGTCAGATCGATACAGACACCATGAGAAGCCTGAACTACCAGTTCGATGTCGAGAAGCGTGATGCTGAGGACATTGCAAGAGAATACCTCGTAGATAATGGATTCATAGAGGCCTGA
- a CDS encoding SufD family Fe-S cluster assembly protein has protein sequence MQTGTDLKEKAEKAITKIAMYGEDFNLDEFEVGEKELPETENLEDLDSEFKQTLLNAGVLPDEEGRSGSFLMLDNTVSHSTMRDPDVELMSLHEAMEKHDWLDEYSWKLVSVDADKYTAKSYLENANGYFIRAPAGKKSSMPVQTCLVMGHKDVTQTVHNILIVEEDAELDVITGCTTKKGVERAMHLGISEIYVKKGGVLNFTMIHNWAEDIGVRPRTVIHLEEGATFVNNYILLKPVRSIQSYPTAILDGEGAFARFHTIAVAHPGSELDLGSRVLFNAPNTKAELVSRTITTGGTVIARGEMVANELHSKGHLECHGLVLNNEGTQRAIPILEANVDDVELTHEAAVGRIAKEQVEYLMARGLSEEEAVGMIVRGFLDVGITGLPDELAADIDKTIAQIGKDAI, from the coding sequence ATGCAAACTGGGACAGATTTAAAGGAGAAGGCTGAAAAGGCCATAACAAAGATCGCAATGTACGGTGAGGACTTCAACCTCGATGAATTTGAGGTTGGTGAAAAGGAATTACCGGAAACTGAGAACCTTGAAGATCTTGACAGTGAGTTTAAGCAGACACTTCTCAATGCCGGTGTACTCCCTGACGAGGAAGGACGTTCAGGAAGCTTCCTTATGCTTGACAATACAGTATCTCATTCAACCATGAGGGATCCTGACGTTGAACTGATGTCCCTGCATGAAGCCATGGAGAAACACGACTGGCTGGATGAATATTCCTGGAAGCTCGTCTCCGTGGATGCAGACAAATACACTGCAAAGAGTTATCTTGAGAATGCCAATGGATATTTCATCCGTGCACCTGCAGGCAAGAAGAGCTCAATGCCTGTCCAGACATGTCTTGTCATGGGCCACAAGGACGTCACACAGACAGTCCACAACATCCTTATTGTAGAAGAGGACGCAGAGCTTGATGTCATCACCGGATGTACTACCAAAAAGGGCGTCGAAAGGGCAATGCACCTTGGTATCTCCGAGATATATGTCAAAAAGGGCGGAGTTCTTAACTTCACAATGATACACAACTGGGCAGAGGATATCGGAGTACGCCCGAGGACAGTTATCCACCTGGAGGAAGGCGCAACATTCGTCAACAACTACATCCTCCTGAAGCCTGTGAGGTCTATCCAGTCCTACCCGACCGCTATACTTGACGGAGAGGGCGCTTTTGCAAGGTTCCATACCATTGCTGTTGCACACCCCGGTTCAGAACTTGATCTTGGAAGCAGGGTTCTCTTCAATGCTCCTAACACAAAAGCAGAGCTTGTTTCAAGGACCATTACAACAGGTGGAACGGTCATTGCAAGAGGAGAAATGGTGGCAAATGAGCTTCACTCAAAAGGTCACCTGGAATGCCACGGTCTTGTGCTCAACAACGAGGGTACACAGCGTGCGATCCCTATACTTGAGGCCAATGTTGATGATGTGGAACTTACCCACGAAGCTGCTGTGGGAAGGATCGCAAAGGAACAGGTGGAATACCTGATGGCACGCGGTCTTTCTGAAGAGGAAGCAGTAGGAATGATCGTTCGTGGATTCCTTGATGTTGGTATCACCGGCCTTCCGGATGAGCTTGCAGCAGATATCGATAAGACTATCGCACAGATAGGAAAGGATGCGATCTGA
- a CDS encoding ABC transporter ATP-binding protein, which produces MLEVKDLTVEIGGRTILNKVNLKVEQGSTTVLFGPNGAGKSALLMTLMGFSGYNVVGGQIIFKGEDITHLSVDERAKRGMGIMTQRPPNMTGVKLEDLVDAISTENSLDTEVMAKKLDMVRFMERDVNVGFSGGEIKRSELLQLSAQNPCFYLLDEPESGVDLVSIEEIGKTIDELLKSRSNCFVDHNRRGNSALIITHTGQVLDYVEPDMGYILCNGSVVCKGHPREMLREIKKQGYGECYTCKLGQI; this is translated from the coding sequence ATGCTCGAGGTAAAAGATCTGACAGTTGAGATCGGCGGCAGGACCATCCTGAACAAGGTCAATCTCAAAGTAGAGCAGGGTAGCACCACTGTTCTTTTCGGCCCGAACGGAGCTGGTAAATCCGCGCTTCTCATGACGCTTATGGGATTTAGCGGTTACAATGTAGTTGGCGGGCAGATTATATTCAAAGGTGAAGACATAACTCATCTTTCAGTTGACGAGAGAGCTAAACGCGGAATGGGTATCATGACCCAGAGACCACCTAACATGACAGGTGTTAAGCTTGAGGACCTCGTGGATGCCATATCAACAGAAAACAGTCTTGATACTGAAGTAATGGCAAAGAAACTCGATATGGTCCGTTTTATGGAAAGGGATGTCAATGTCGGTTTCTCCGGTGGGGAGATCAAGAGATCCGAACTCTTGCAGCTATCAGCACAGAACCCATGCTTCTACCTGCTCGATGAGCCGGAATCCGGTGTTGACCTTGTAAGCATTGAGGAGATCGGTAAGACCATAGATGAGCTCCTGAAGAGCAGGTCAAACTGTTTTGTTGATCACAACAGAAGAGGAAACTCCGCACTTATTATTACCCACACCGGCCAGGTGCTTGATTATGTGGAGCCTGACATGGGCTACATCCTTTGTAATGGTAGTGTTGTCTGTAAAGGACACCCACGTGAAATGCTCAGGGAAATAAAAAAGCAGGGATATGGAGAGTGCTACACATGCAAACTGGGACAGATTTAA
- the eif1A gene encoding translation initiation factor eIF-1A, whose product MRKNKGTSGKASDTPEVTRVRTPRKDKNEILATVGTLLGGKRVTLQCMDGVVRMGRIPGSKKKRMWVREGDIVIVTPWDFQDSKADVIWKYTGPQVNWLQRKGYLK is encoded by the coding sequence ATGAGGAAGAATAAAGGTACCAGTGGCAAAGCTTCCGACACTCCGGAAGTGACAAGGGTCCGTACACCAAGAAAGGACAAAAATGAGATCCTGGCAACAGTAGGTACACTACTTGGTGGAAAAAGGGTTACGTTACAATGTATGGACGGCGTCGTAAGAATGGGACGTATACCCGGTTCAAAGAAGAAGAGGATGTGGGTCCGTGAAGGTGACATCGTAATCGTTACTCCATGGGACTTCCAGGACTCAAAAGCTGATGTGATCTGGAAATACACTGGTCCGCAGGTTAACTGGCTCCAGCGTAAGGGGTATCTGAAATAA
- a CDS encoding TRAM domain-containing protein, whose protein sequence is MESTAPVEAGETYDVTIEDIAREGDGIARVSGFVIFVPNTQVGDEVTIKVTKVMRKFAFGEVA, encoded by the coding sequence ATGGAATCAACTGCTCCAGTAGAAGCTGGTGAAACATACGACGTAACAATTGAAGATATCGCAAGAGAAGGCGATGGAATCGCTAGAGTAAGCGGTTTCGTTATTTTCGTCCCAAACACACAGGTAGGCGACGAAGTAACAATCAAGGTAACTAAAGTAATGAGAAAGTTCGCATTCGGCGAAGTTGCTTAA